A segment of the Nitrosopumilus sp. genome:
ATTGTGTCCTCGTCTGCATTGATATTGGCACCAGCATTAGCTGTAGGAGCACTGTTTTCAGGAGATACAAAGATTACAACTTGATCAGAATCCATCAAACCATATGGATCAGTTACGGTTAGCTCAAAAGCCAGTCTTTTAGAATCAGTAGGAGCAACTTCGGGGGCAGTAAAGGAAAATTCTAGATCAGAGACATCCATAGATACAGAATCTCCAGCGATTTGTCTCCATTCAATTTCTAACTCATCGCCATTAAAGTCAAATGCAGTTCCAGTAATAGATACATCATCACCGCCATGAACTCTTTTGTCAGGGCCGGCATAAGCCCTTGGAGGGCTGTTTTCAGTACTCACAACTACAGTCACATCATCAGTATCAAAGTTTCCTTTGACGTCTGTTACTGTTAGCTCAAACACTAATGGTTCAGACAAGGATTGAATTGTAGGAGAAATGATATAGGCCAATGGTTGGGTACTTTCATAAATATCAGTTGGGATTCCAGAAATTTGAGTCCACATGAATCTAATATTGTCACCATCAGGATCAGTTCCGGCCCCATCCAAATTTACAAATGTTCTTTGTTCAACACTTTGATCCATTCCGGCATCAGCAACTGGCGGATGGTTTGAAGGAAGTACTTTTATCAGTGCCAAATCATTTGCATATCCATTTCCTTGAGAATATCCTGTTACATGAAATGACAATAATTCTTCATAATCACCGACGTTTGGAGCCGTGAATGTTACACGATCTCCATCAAACGAACTAAGTGTGACAGAAGTTCCAATGAATTGAATCCAAGTGTAAGAAATTGGCTTTCCATTCAATGTCTCTCCAGTAACATCAAGGACTACAGTATCGCCTTCAAGTACGGTCTGAATTGGTCCAGCCTCTATTGAAATTGCTTTGTTGTTAATAAGACTAGTAAAGAGTATCACGTTGACTGTATCGCTTGCGACTCCGCCAAACCCATCATCAACTGTAATTTTAAATGTAAGTGGATCAGTTTGTGAGAAATCAAAATCTAATGGCTGCAATGAAAGATGCTTGTTAGTAGTTGAGGACATTGATACTTCCTGTCCAGATATCTGTTCCCATGCATAAGTCAGAGTATCACCATCTTTATCAGTGGTTTGTGGAATAATGCTAATTACATTAATTGACTTGGCTGCAAGAAGATCCTTTCCAGCGTTCACGACAGGAGGATTATTTACAGAATTTACAATAATTTCAACAGTATCAGAGCTGTCTAGGCCTTGAGGGTCAGTAACTAATAATTCAAAAGTAAGAACTTTGATTTCGCCGTTTGCGACATCAGGAGCCATAAATGTTGGCTCAGGTACAATAGTAGATGAAAGGGCTACAGTATCACCATAGATTTGAGTCCATTGATATTCCAGATTAGTAGTATCAAAATCACGTCCCTCCCCAATCAAAGTTACCATTTTGTTTTCAACAACATCTACGGATTCAATTTCAGCAAAAGAACCAGACATATTGCCAACAAGTAAAACACCAAGCATTATTGGTAATAGAAGATACAGATTCACTGACTCATAATCAAAATAAGCTATTATTAATCATTACGCCTCTTTGTGACTACGATCAAAAATAATATTTCAAGATATGTTAAAAAATATTTTCATTATTTAGATAATGCACATTATTACAAAAGACATTCAGGAAATTTTAACACAGGTTATCTAGACATCAATCATATGAAGAAATGAAATAGAAAACATGTAAAATTCCAAAGATCAGATCAGCAACAGATGTACTAATTACAGACAAGATAAACAACATCAACCCCATTTGAGAACTAAATAAAATGAATCTGCAAGCATCAAAACGAAATAACGTGTATCAACATATTCCATGTACAAGCAGTATCACGAGTGTTTGACAAGAAAGTAAATGGATCAGGGCGTAATGATAAAATCAAATTCAGCATATTTTATGCCATCCATCTCATTTAATTCCAAAATAAGGGAAGGCTTTACCAACCAATCATGATGTTCGTCACCTGCAAAATAGAGCTGCGTGGTTAGGGGGGGTCCTTCAGGAGATGAGACCTTCAAGTGTAGATGCGCAGGTCTGAATTGGCCCCCATCAGCATATTTGCCAGGAAATATGGTATCTACAGTATAGAATCCACTTTCATTTGCATGGACTTTTCCTCGAAGACTAAAATCCTTAAAATAATACTCACCGTTTGAATCAGTTTGCCAAATATCCACAATCGCATCAGGGATTGGATCACAGTTATCATCCAGTATATTTCCCGAGATTATCAGTCTTTGTCCGTCCAAAAATTCCCCAATCTTTTCCTTTTGAGGTGCCCCTGCAACATAGTACGGACCTTCAGGATTTTCTGCAGTCAAAACACAGGAATTATCTGAATTTGACATTACGTCGTACTGCCATAACACACTTCCCAAAACTAGGACTACAATTATTGGCACTGCTGAAACGATGACTCTATTAAACACGACGA
Coding sequences within it:
- a CDS encoding peptidase, translating into MNLYLLLPIMLGVLLVGNMSGSFAEIESVDVVENKMVTLIGEGRDFDTTNLEYQWTQIYGDTVALSSTIVPEPTFMAPDVANGEIKVLTFELLVTDPQGLDSSDTVEIIVNSVNNPPVVNAGKDLLAAKSINVISIIPQTTDKDGDTLTYAWEQISGQEVSMSSTTNKHLSLQPLDFDFSQTDPLTFKITVDDGFGGVASDTVNVILFTSLINNKAISIEAGPIQTVLEGDTVVLDVTGETLNGKPISYTWIQFIGTSVTLSSFDGDRVTFTAPNVGDYEELLSFHVTGYSQGNGYANDLALIKVLPSNHPPVADAGMDQSVEQRTFVNLDGAGTDPDGDNIRFMWTQISGIPTDIYESTQPLAYIISPTIQSLSEPLVFELTVTDVKGNFDTDDVTVVVSTENSPPRAYAGPDKRVHGGDDVSITGTAFDFNGDELEIEWRQIAGDSVSMDVSDLEFSFTAPEVAPTDSKRLAFELTVTDPYGLMDSDQVVIFVSPENSAPTANAGANINADEDTIASISCLGTDPDGDKLTYTWTTASSAMITQSGNSVTMVNIPNVVDDMIMTFTCTVSDGTYSASDSIDILVNNTLSLDIISNAGVDQIVNENVLVSLDGRNSYDPENQSLSHMWTQLSGESVTLSSSSSMSPSFTSPIVKNNEIKVLTFEFKVFDDNGRESTDLVVVTVDPVNSPPEALASAIQ